The Ichthyobacterium seriolicida sequence ATAGTATTTAAAGGAGAGGATATATTAGAATTATCTCCAGAGGAAAGAGCTCATAGAGGTATTTTTATGTCTTTTCAATACCCAGTGGAAATATGTGGAATTTCAGTTATAAGCTTCATCAAAACAGCGGTAAATGAAAAAAGGAAGGCTAATGGACTAGAAGATATGCCAGCAAAGGAGATGCTCAAGATGATAAAGGAAAAAGCTTCTCTATTAGAAATCGATATGGATTTTCTCTCTAGATCCTTAAACGAAGGGTTTTCTGGAGGAGAGAAGAAAAAAAATGAGATATTTCAGATGGCCATGTTGGAGCCTTCCCTGTCTATTTTAGATGAAACAGATTCGGGCTTAGATATAGACGCTATGAGAATAGTAGCAAATGGAGTTAATAAATTAAGATCAGAAAACAATTCTGTTATATTAATCACTCACTATCAGAGATTGCTAAATTACATAGTTCCAGATTATGTTCATGTGCTTCACAATGGTAGGATAATAAAAAGTGGTGATAAAAATTTGGCATTGGAGTTGGAGAAGAAGGGATATGATTGGTTAAAATAAGCTGTAATGACTGAATTAAAACGACATATACTATCCTTTTTTGATGAGAAAAACTTTAAGTCTGATTTAGAAAAATTTAGACTAGATGCCGTAGAGTCATTTTCCCAAAGTGATTTTCCCACTGTAAATGATGAGGAGTGGAAGGTTACGGATTTATCTAAAATAGTATCCAAAAAATACAATTTAGAATTAAATAGAAATACATCTGAAAAATATGATTTTGAGAAGTATCTTTTGGGAATGGATACTTATAGGGTGATAGTCATAAATGGGCTTATTTCTAAGGAACTCTCTAGTGTGCCTGAGTTTTTTAATATAAGTAGCATAAGAGAAAATACAAGCCATGAACGTGTAAAGAAATTTTTCTCTAAAATACTGAGCAGAGATATAATTTCAGATTTGAATACTTCTCTGTTTCACGATGGAGTTTTTATAGAGGTGCCAGCCAATACTACGGTAGATAAACCTGTAGAAATTTTAAATATTTCATTTCACGATACTCCAGCTATAAATAGTTTGAGAAATTTGGTAGTAGTAAATGAAAATGCCGAAATAAAGATTATAGACAGACATCAAAGTCTCTCTGAAAACGTATTTGTAAACTATATTACAGAGATTTTTGTAGATAAAAACGCACGTGGTGAATTGTACAAATTACAGATGGACGATTCTACTAATTCTTTGATAGATAATACTTTTATTTCTCAAGAAAAGGGTAGTACTGCAAGTGTTGGAACTTTTTCTTTTGGGAGTGAGTTTATCAGAAATAATTTGAATTTTTATTTAGATGGACAACATTCAACTGCGAACTTATATGGAATTAGTATTTTATCTGATAATCAACTCGTAGATAATCACACTTGTGTGGAACACCGCCTGCCAAATTGTGATAGTAATGAAATATATAGAGGTATTTACCACGATAATTCAAGAGGTGTTTTCAATGGTAAGGTGATAGTTCATAAGGATGCTCAAAAAACCTCTGGATTTCAAAGAAATGATAATATATTGTTGTCTGACAGGGCTAAGATAAATACCAAACCACAACTTGAAATCTTTGCAGATGATGTCAAGTGTTCTCATGGTTGTACGGTTGGACAGTTGGATAAAGATGCCATTTTTTATTTGCGTTCCAGAGGTATGAGAGAAGAAGTAGCCAAAGGAATGATCATGTATGCTTTTTTCAGTGAAATACTAGAAAATATCCATATCCCTCAATTAAAAGATTACTTAGAGAGTTTCGTATCCAAAAAACTTGGGATAGATGTCTGAGTTATTTTAATCAAAATATTATAGTCGTGTTTTGCGTAAAAAAAATAAGGGAGGATTTTCCAATATTAAAAAGGAAGGTTAATCGACAAGATTTAATATACTTTGATAATGCAGCTACCACACAAAAACCATTATGTGTAATAGATTGCATCGATAGCTTTTATAAAGAGGAAAGTTCTAACGTTCACAGAGGTGTTCATACCCTAAGTCAAGAAGCTACCAACAGATTTGAACTATCTAGAAAAACAGTTCAAGAATATATAAATGCAAAACACTCCCATGAGGTAATATTTACTAAAGGAACCACCGAAAGT is a genomic window containing:
- the sufC gene encoding Fe-S cluster assembly ATPase SufC, which codes for MLSIKDLRASIEGKEILKGINLEVNVGEVHAIMGPNGSGKSTFSSVITGKEEYEVDSGDIVFKGEDILELSPEERAHRGIFMSFQYPVEICGISVISFIKTAVNEKRKANGLEDMPAKEMLKMIKEKASLLEIDMDFLSRSLNEGFSGGEKKKNEIFQMAMLEPSLSILDETDSGLDIDAMRIVANGVNKLRSENNSVILITHYQRLLNYIVPDYVHVLHNGRIIKSGDKNLALELEKKGYDWLK
- the sufD gene encoding Fe-S cluster assembly protein SufD; the protein is MTELKRHILSFFDEKNFKSDLEKFRLDAVESFSQSDFPTVNDEEWKVTDLSKIVSKKYNLELNRNTSEKYDFEKYLLGMDTYRVIVINGLISKELSSVPEFFNISSIRENTSHERVKKFFSKILSRDIISDLNTSLFHDGVFIEVPANTTVDKPVEILNISFHDTPAINSLRNLVVVNENAEIKIIDRHQSLSENVFVNYITEIFVDKNARGELYKLQMDDSTNSLIDNTFISQEKGSTASVGTFSFGSEFIRNNLNFYLDGQHSTANLYGISILSDNQLVDNHTCVEHRLPNCDSNEIYRGIYHDNSRGVFNGKVIVHKDAQKTSGFQRNDNILLSDRAKINTKPQLEIFADDVKCSHGCTVGQLDKDAIFYLRSRGMREEVAKGMIMYAFFSEILENIHIPQLKDYLESFVSKKLGIDV